In Syntrophorhabdaceae bacterium, the following proteins share a genomic window:
- the lptE gene encoding LPS assembly lipoprotein LptE → MRGKGSVMTTRKRTGSLLFVTALALLLVSCGYQLVREKGIFGGDITSLYLSVFKNSTYEPHISEYVTSAFSQELLTTGLFTLNKENSDGYLQGTISDIRIVPVSLNIAGLAIEKNVTLQLDVALYRKNGTFIKRWGLSDTETYRVDNIDAEEYNKNDAITRLAARMARRFSSFLFVDY, encoded by the coding sequence ATGAGAGGGAAAGGTAGCGTCATGACCACAAGAAAACGAACAGGAAGTTTGCTATTCGTAACCGCACTCGCTCTTCTGCTTGTTTCATGCGGATATCAGTTGGTGCGTGAGAAGGGTATCTTCGGGGGCGACATCACCTCTCTGTATCTTTCCGTTTTCAAGAATTCAACCTACGAACCCCACATATCGGAGTACGTGACGAGCGCCTTCTCCCAGGAGCTTTTGACAACGGGATTATTCACGCTCAACAAAGAGAATTCTGACGGCTATCTACAGGGCACCATCAGCGACATAAGAATCGTGCCGGTCTCCCTCAACATAGCCGGCCTGGCGATTGAAAAGAATGTCACCCTTCAGCTCGATGTGGCCCTATACAGAAAGAACGGAACCTTTATCAAGCGATGGGGATTGTCCGACACGGAGACGTACAGGGTCGATAATATTGACGCTGAAGAATATAACAAAAACGACGCAATTACGCGACTGGCGGCCCGTATGGCAAGAAGATTCAGCTCCT